Proteins found in one Coffea eugenioides isolate CCC68of chromosome 5, Ceug_1.0, whole genome shotgun sequence genomic segment:
- the LOC113772202 gene encoding tabersonine 16-hydroxylase 2-like, translating to MEHFFFFCGFLLFIIMVAKSLMKSKPAKLPPGPRKLPIIGNIHQLLGSQSHRILADLAKKYGPLMHLQVGEVSTIVISSAEVAEEVLKKHDIIFASRAFLLSPRILFYDCTDVGFCPYGEYWRQLRKICAKELLSSQRTQTFRSIREAEVLNMIKAISKEEGLAVDFGKKISTMTYSVTALAAFGKRSKYHDDFMSAMEDVVKLMAGFCLPDMYPSVKILETITGMRQKLERLHKRVDQILENILIRHRVRKAESEYGSGEEKEDLVDVLLKVQKSGEFGIPLTDDNLKAVIFDVFGGGGETSSTTTVWAMAEMIKNPAVMKKAQAEVRAIYGKRGTVDESQLHELKYLHAVIKETLRLHPPASLIPPRECGEQCEIFGYEIPAKSRVYVNLWAIGRDPGYWTEPEKFIPERFLDSKIDFKGSNFNYIPFGAGRRICPGMSFALPMMELPLAQSLFHFDWKLPGALENEELDMTDIFGLTVGRKHDLFLVPTSYHPSSKYQQ from the exons ATGGagcatttcttcttcttttgtggcttcctcctcttcatcatcaTGGTAGCCAAATCTCTGATGAAATCCAAGCCTGCAAAACTGCCTCCAGGACCAAGAAAATTGCCTATCATAGGAAACATTCACCAGCTTCTTGGCTCTCAATCTCATCGAATCCTAGCAGACTTGGCCAAAAAATATGGACCTCTGATGCACCTACAGGTTGGCGAAGTTTCAACCATAGTTATATCTTCAGCAGAGGTTGCAGAAGAGGTTTTAAAGAAACATGACATCATTTTTGCTTCTAGAGCCTTTCTTCTTTCACCAAGAATACTCTTTTATGATTGTACTGATGTTGGCTTTTGTCCCTATGGAGAATACTGGAGACAACTGAGAAAGATTTGTGCAAAAGAGCTTCTAAGCTCTCAACGTACCCAGACATTTCGATCAATTAGGGAAGCAGAGGTCTTAAACATGATCAAAGCAATCTCAAAAGAAGAGGGATTGGCTGTTGATTTTGGTAAAAAGATTTCAACAATGACATATAGCGTCACTGCCTTGGCTGCTTTTGGTAAAAGAAGCAAATACCATGACGATTTCATGTCGGCAATGGAGGATGTTGTAAAGCTTATGGCAGGTTTCTGCTTACCAGACATGTACCCTTCTGTCAAAATACTTGAAACAATCACTGGAATGAGGCAAAAGCTGGAGAGGTTGCACAAAAGGGTTGATCAAATACTGGAAAACATTCTCATTAGGCATAGAGTTAGAAAAGCGGAATCAGAATATGGAAGTGGAGAAGAAAAGGAGGATCTCGTGGATGTTCTACTGAAAGTTCAGAAATCTGGAGAATTTGGAATTCCACTCACTGACGACAATCTCAAAGCAGTCATTTTC GATGTGTTCGGTGGAGGAGGAGAGACATCGTCAACCACAACTGTATGGGCAATGGCTGAAATGATCAAGAATCCAGCAGTCATGAAAAAAGCACAAGCTGAAGTACGTGCAATTTACGGCAAAAGAGGAACTGTTGATGAATCGCAACTTCATGAACTGAAATACTTGCATGCGGTAATCAAAGAAACTCTGAGACTGCACCCTCCTGCTTCACTAATTCCTCCAAGGGAATGCGGTGaacaatgtgaaatttttggaTATGAAATACCCGCTAAATCTAGAGTCTATGTTAATCTTTGGGCAATTGGTCGAGATCCCGGGTACTGGACTGAACCTGAGAAGTTCATTCCGGAGAGGTTTCTTGATTCTAAAATTGATTTTAAGGGGTCAAACTTTAATTACATCCCATTTGGTGCTGGAAGAAGGATATGTCCTGGAATGTCATTTGCTTTGCCTATGATGGAGCTACCACTCGCACAATCGTTGTTCCACTTTGATTGGAAACTGCCTGGTGCATTGGAAAATGAAGAACTAGACATGACTGATATCTTTGGCTTGACAGTCGGACGAAAACATGATCTTTTCTTGGTTCCAACTTCTTACCACCCTTCTTCTAAATACCAGCAATAA